CAGCGCTGTGAGTTCTTCCGGAGTCGCCCAGATGGTGCTTTGGCGGTAGGAGACGGAATCGGCTGTCGGGTTCGCTCCCGCACGGTCGAGGTAGGAGTTGAATTCGGCGAGCAGGGTCATCACGGCCGCGGCAAAGGATCGGCGGTACTCATCGAGAGTCATTGCCGATGCATCGTCACTGTCAAGGGTTGGCCGGTCTCGACGTAGACGGTAGCTGCGTTCGATCGCTCCGCGGACCCGTCGTTCACCGCCGACTTCCAGGAGGCCCGCGTCGAGGAGCACCGCGACATGGCGGTAGACGGTTGACTTCGAGATTTCCGGCATCCGCTCGCACAGCTCCGTGATGGCCAACTCGTCGCTCGCGGACAATGCGTGAATCACCCGGAGGCGAACCGGGTGCAGTAGCACTTCAGTGACATTCATACACTTACTCTTTCACATCTGATACCGTTGTCATATCTGACATTAGTTGAGGAGGTAACAGGGTGAGAAACGTTCCCGGTCGCATCGTTGCAGTCAATGGGCGCACGGTCTATGTCGAAGAGTCCGGCACGGGGGATGACTGGGTGGTGTTCGAGGCGGGCGGGGGCTGCGGCCGAACCGGCTGGGACCCGGTGGTAGCGCTGCTAGCCGATCGGGCCCGGCTAGTGACCTACGACCGTGCGGGGCGCGCTCTCAGCGGTCGCACCACCGAAGAACTCAGCATCGATGACATGGCCGACGACCTGGTGGCAATGGTCGAGGCAGTCGTCCCGGGGCGGTTCGTGCTGGTTGCACATAGCATGGGAGGGCTGGTCGCCCGCCGCGCCGTCGAGCGTCTTGGCGGCCGACTGCGCGGACTGCTGCTGCTCGACCCAACGCCAGAGACCTCCCCCACATACGACAGCTGGGACCAGACAGTCCACAAAACGGACCGCATGCTTGCGGTGACGCAGACGCTGACCCGGTTCGCTCCGCTGGCGCGACTGTTCAGTGGGAATCTGCGGCGCTGGTATGCCGACGACACCTATCAGGCCATGCTCGCCGAAGACTTCACCCCCGCCGGCACCGCTCAGACACGCAAGGAAGTCCACGCGGTGGCCGCAGCCATCCCGCCGTTTCGCGCCCAGCCGCCCGAACTCCCGAAGTGCCTTACGATCACGCTCTCAGCAGGACGCCCCGAGAAGGGGCGAGAACGCCAGAACGTGTCCGCTCAAGAACACCAACGTCGTTACGCTGATTCTCTCCCCAACGGGCGCTACGAACGCCTCGACGCCAACCACCTCATCCACGCAGAACAACCGCAAACCGTCGCCGACCACATCCGCACCCTCCTGCACCAATAGAGCGCATCGGATTCGGTTTCGTCGGGTCAGTCACCTCTCCTGGCTACTGGTCGTGACCGAACACCTTGCCTGTGAGCGCCTGAACATCGCGGTCAAGGCCGTCCAACCGAGTCTCAAACCGGTCCATGCGCTTCTCGATGTTCTCAAACCGCAACGCCACCTCGGTGCGGAACGCGTTCAACTCTGTCCGGATACCGCGAAGTTCAGCGCTCAGGGTGCGGTTCAGCAGCGTGACGATGACCGACATGAACCCGACGAAACCGGCCGCAAGCACGCCGATCACCGTCCAGGTCTGTGCGTCGCTCAGTGTGATCACCCCCTCAGTTTCTCATCCGGTTCAGCAAAAGCCGAGATTCGGCGCCCTCGCTGAGACCGACATGCCCGAAATCTGTTCAGAACTCGAGATGGACCCCACGTATGCGGGCGCAGGCGCTCGAAACCTCCGGTTCATCTGCCCCGGTTACGCTAGAACCAGCACAAAAGGGAGGTATGAGTGAGCAACCGCGACGAGATCGAATGCTGGCTGACCGACATGGACGGCGTGCTCGTCCACGAGAACGACGCACTGCCCGGTGCCGCAGAATTGATCCAGCAGTGGCGGGACGCCGAGACCCCGTTCCTCGTGCTGACCAACAATTCGATCTTCACGCCGCGCGACCTGGCAGCGCGACTGCGCGCATCCGGTCTCGAAATTCCTGAAGAGTCGATTTGGACCTCCGCCCTGGCAACCGCCGCGTTCTGCAAGTCGCAGTTGCCCGGGGGCAGCGCGTTCGTGATCGGCGAGGCTGGCATCACGACGGCTCTGCACGAGGCCGGTTTCATCATGACCGAAACGGACCCGGACTATGTCGTCGTCGGTGAGACCCGAAACTACTCGTTCGAGGCGATTACGAAGGCGATCCGGTTGATCGTCGACGGTGCCCGCTTCATCGTGACCAATCCGGATGCCACCGGGCCGAGCGCCGACGGACCTCTCCCGGCCACCGGCGCGATCGCCGCGCTCATCACGAAGGCCACGGGGCGGGAGCCATACGTGGTCGGCAAGCCGAACCCGATGATGTTCCGCTCCGCGATGAACAAGATCGGCGCACACTCGGAGAACACCGGCATGATCGGCGACCGGATGGACACTGATATCGTCGCTGGCATCGAGGCCGGGCTGCATACGATCCTGGTGCTCACCGGCATCAGTGATCAGGCAGAGATCGAACGCTACCCATTCCGACCCGACGAGATCATCTCCGGCGTGCACGAGCTGGTTTCAACCGAACCCATGGAAACCGACGCGATCTGAACCGTGTCAATGCCGGCTGCTGCCGTACCGTTGATCCATGGACTTCACAGCCGCACCCACACTTACCGGCAGGCTTGCAACTCTGGAGCAACTCAGCACCGATCATACGGCCGAACTCGCCGACGCTGTGGCCGATGGCGAGTTGTGGCGCACGTGGTACACGAACATACCGACCCCGGATGCTGTGCCTGCCGAGATCGACCGTCGCCTCGCCGAGCAGGCGGTCGGCATGATGGCGCCCTGGGCCATCCGTCGCACAGACACCGGTGCAATCTGCGGCCTGACCACCTACATGAACATCGCGGCCGAGCACGCACGCGTCGAGATCGGTTCGACCTGGATGGCGCCGAGCGCCCAAGGCACCGGCATCAACCCGGACGCCAAATTGCTGCTGCTGACCCGTGCGTTCGAGACGCTCGGATGCAACGTGGTCGAGTTCCGCACTCATTGGCACAACCAGCAGTCGCGGGCTGCGATCGCGCGCCTCGGCGCCAAGCAGGACGGCGTGCTGCGGAACAATCAGGTCTGGAAAGACGGCTCGCTCCGCGACACTGTCGTGTTCTCGATCATCAGCGGTGAGTGGCCGGCCGTGCGCAGCGGGTTGACGGCGCGCGTGGCGCGCCATGCGGCATCCGGTCGCTGAACGGGTCTCGATACGCCTGCTCGCCCTTCGGCTGCGCTCAGGGACCGAAAGCTCGCGGGCTACTCGACCACCGGACCCGTTGGTCGAGTAAGGAGCGCTAGCGACTTCTTTACCCGGCCACCGGACCCGTTGGTCGAGTAAGGAGCGCTAGCGACTGTATCGAGACCTGGTGAGCTGATCCGTGGAGATCTCGCCTGCTCGACCACCGAGCGCTCGGGCGCGTCAGCGCACGATTGCCGAACGGAGCATGAGCCAGGAACCCGCCGCCGACAACGCCACAACGACAATCGCCGCGACGGCCAGCCACCACAGCTGGAATGCCGCAACGATCGCGGGCATCGAAGGAATGACGATGATCAGCGCGACGATCAAGACGAGCACGACGCACACCGCGAGCGCGACAGGCCCACGCGATCCGAATCGTACCCAGGCCGCGGCGAAAGCTCCGCCAAGTGTGAGGAGCGTCAGCGTGCCGAGGAACACGATCGGCACCAGCCGGGTCAGGTCCCCGGCACCCAGAACGTTGACGTCGAAGATGTAGAAGTTCGAGAACCAGTGGCCGGTCGCCTTCTCGATCAACATCAGCACGGCGAACACGACCGTGAGGTAGGCCGACATGATCGCGGCCCACACCAGCGTGCCTCCCGTGAACGCCCGCCGCGTTGCGCCCAAGGTGAGCGCGAACGGAAACGTCGTGCCCACGGATTGCACGCCGAGGTAGCCCAGAAATCCGGCGAGGGCATAGACCAACCCTGGGTTGTACCGGGACGACTCGACCCAGATCGCACTTCCTGGAACGCTTCCCGACCGCAAGAAGAACAGCGAGATCAGCACGGACACCAGCGCGACCAGCGCTGTGATGTAAAGCGGCACGAGCAGCGTTGTCTCGCGCTTGTTCAGGTGCAGCTTGACCGATGACACGACGGTACTCATCAGTGTGTTCCCTTCTTCGCTGCGGTCGGTTCGCCCGCCGCAACCAACCCACCGGATGCGTCCGCACCCGCAACTACTTTCTCTTCCGCGGGTGCGCCCACCCGCGCCGATCCCGATCGCCTTGGCTTCTCGCTCGAGTCCGGCTCGTATTCCCCGAATGCCACGACGAGTTCCGGCAGGGTGACCGGGGCGACCTGCACGCCGGCCGCACGGGCATCCGCTCGCATGGTGTCGTCCAGGCCACCGCGCACGGTCACTGACCGCAGGCCGCCGATCGCGTGCGAGCGCAGCACGGTTCGGCCGGCTGCGAGCCGGCCGACGGCATCCGCTGTGCCACTGACCGTGAACGCGAGGCCCTGAAGTTCATCGGTGGGACTGTCTGCAACGACCGTACCGCGGTCGATGATCACGACATGATCGAAGAGCCGCTCCGACTCCTCAATGAGGTGCGTCGACAGCACAAT
The Rathayibacter sp. SW19 DNA segment above includes these coding regions:
- a CDS encoding helix-turn-helix domain-containing protein — its product is MNVTEVLLHPVRLRVIHALSASDELAITELCERMPEISKSTVYRHVAVLLDAGLLEVGGERRVRGAIERSYRLRRDRPTLDSDDASAMTLDEYRRSFAAAVMTLLAEFNSYLDRAGANPTADSVSYRQSTIWATPEELTALRQQLITLLAPTLANQPTSGRRPYLLSPILFPSDKPTDALSIP
- a CDS encoding alpha/beta fold hydrolase translates to MRNVPGRIVAVNGRTVYVEESGTGDDWVVFEAGGGCGRTGWDPVVALLADRARLVTYDRAGRALSGRTTEELSIDDMADDLVAMVEAVVPGRFVLVAHSMGGLVARRAVERLGGRLRGLLLLDPTPETSPTYDSWDQTVHKTDRMLAVTQTLTRFAPLARLFSGNLRRWYADDTYQAMLAEDFTPAGTAQTRKEVHAVAAAIPPFRAQPPELPKCLTITLSAGRPEKGRERQNVSAQEHQRRYADSLPNGRYERLDANHLIHAEQPQTVADHIRTLLHQ
- a CDS encoding HAD-IIA family hydrolase, whose amino-acid sequence is MSNRDEIECWLTDMDGVLVHENDALPGAAELIQQWRDAETPFLVLTNNSIFTPRDLAARLRASGLEIPEESIWTSALATAAFCKSQLPGGSAFVIGEAGITTALHEAGFIMTETDPDYVVVGETRNYSFEAITKAIRLIVDGARFIVTNPDATGPSADGPLPATGAIAALITKATGREPYVVGKPNPMMFRSAMNKIGAHSENTGMIGDRMDTDIVAGIEAGLHTILVLTGISDQAEIERYPFRPDEIISGVHELVSTEPMETDAI
- a CDS encoding GNAT family N-acetyltransferase, which encodes MDFTAAPTLTGRLATLEQLSTDHTAELADAVADGELWRTWYTNIPTPDAVPAEIDRRLAEQAVGMMAPWAIRRTDTGAICGLTTYMNIAAEHARVEIGSTWMAPSAQGTGINPDAKLLLLTRAFETLGCNVVEFRTHWHNQQSRAAIARLGAKQDGVLRNNQVWKDGSLRDTVVFSIISGEWPAVRSGLTARVARHAASGR